The Pseudomonas sp. R4-35-07 nucleotide sequence CTGAACCACAGGAACTGCGCGTTCACCCCGAGGAAATCCTTCCACACCACCACCTTGTTACCCTTGAGCACATGGTTCTCGGCGTCGGCCGGGCGCCCCCAGATAAAGGCAGTCAGGCCCAGGGCCGCGACCAGCGCAAGGGTAGCGAAGTAGGTCCATTTACGCGTCATACGGGGCACCCGCGATCGCCTGTTCGAAGAGCTGCTTGAAGCGCTGCGCCGTCAGCGGCCACAAGCGTTCGCGGCCGATTGCGCCGGCGCGTTCGGCCCAGTCCTGGGCCAATGTGGGCGTGCGGGCCAGGCGCAACAATTGCTCGCCCAGCGCGGCCACATCGCCTTCGGGGTAGATCGCGCCGTTACCGCTGGCGACTTCCTCGGCAAACGCCCGGGCATCCGAGGTAATCGCCCCACGCCCGCACGCGGCGGCCCAGGACAGCGCGCCACTGGTGCCGCGCTGACGGCCGAGCAGGCCGAGTTTTTTCGATTCGCGATACGGCAGCACCATCACATGGTGGGCTTGGATCGTTTGCGCAATCTCGTCGGCCGGCAGGTTCAGCCGCCAATCAATGGAGCTCGCCAGGCCGAGGTCGGCGATCTGGCGGTTCAACTGCTCCAGGTAATTACCGCCCGCGCCAAACGCCATTTCGGCGGCGGTGCCACCGGCCAGGGTCAGGCGCACACGGTCACGCAATTCGGGGGCTTGCTTGAAAACGGCGGCCAGGGCCTGCAACAGGTCTTCAATGCCTTTGCCACGGTAGATAAAACCGAAATACAGCAGGTGCAGCGTGTCCAGCGGCGGCAGCGCTACGGCTGCAATCGCCAAGTTGGCGTGGTGGATCACCGCCACTTTG carries:
- a CDS encoding glycosyltransferase — encoded protein: MRIALLAPLPPEKNGIADYANHFKTALEQLGVTVLTPLSGVEGTSAAIKQAVAAFDWHSVDLVHAELGGGRLGEFLALRALRSAYPNLPLTATVHDPERIVWRREHLPFPLNLLQRLPSPLPQAAVVLADPLTLREERHVARGLTRLITLTRLGADCLSQRMQLPAGKVAVIHHANLAIAAVALPPLDTLHLLYFGFIYRGKGIEDLLQALAAVFKQAPELRDRVRLTLAGGTAAEMAFGAGGNYLEQLNRQIADLGLASSIDWRLNLPADEIAQTIQAHHVMVLPYRESKKLGLLGRQRGTSGALSWAAACGRGAITSDARAFAEEVASGNGAIYPEGDVAALGEQLLRLARTPTLAQDWAERAGAIGRERLWPLTAQRFKQLFEQAIAGAPYDA